In Priestia megaterium NBRC 15308 = ATCC 14581, the following proteins share a genomic window:
- a CDS encoding response regulator transcription factor, with protein sequence MKILIVEDDDKIYELVKEKFEQWSFEVAGVEDFQKVMEVFIAESPELVILDVNLPVYDGFYWCQQIRTVSKAPIVFLSSREHPMDIVMAMNVGADDYIQKPFNLDVLVAKVQALLRRTYSYGDTISDVIEWNGAVLDLKKGSLHYKDQEIHLTKNEFFILRLLLEERGKIVSREELMRRLWEDEKFVSDNTLSVNITRIRTKLEEIGLNDKIVTKKGQGYLVN encoded by the coding sequence ATGAAAATTTTAATTGTAGAAGACGATGATAAAATATATGAATTAGTGAAAGAGAAATTTGAACAGTGGTCATTTGAAGTGGCTGGAGTAGAAGACTTTCAAAAGGTAATGGAAGTATTTATTGCAGAAAGCCCAGAGCTTGTTATTTTAGATGTGAATTTGCCTGTATATGACGGGTTTTACTGGTGTCAGCAAATACGTACAGTTTCAAAAGCTCCTATCGTCTTTCTTTCCTCTCGTGAACACCCAATGGATATTGTTATGGCAATGAATGTTGGCGCGGATGACTATATTCAAAAGCCGTTTAACTTGGATGTTCTTGTTGCTAAAGTGCAGGCGCTTCTGCGCAGAACGTATTCATATGGAGACACGATTTCAGACGTTATCGAGTGGAACGGCGCGGTACTAGACTTAAAAAAAGGAAGTTTGCATTACAAAGATCAAGAAATTCATTTAACGAAAAATGAATTTTTTATTTTACGGCTTCTTTTGGAAGAACGAGGCAAGATTGTATCGCGAGAAGAGCTTATGCGAAGGTTATGGGAAGATGAGAAATTTGTAAGTGACAATACGCTTTCTGTCAATATCACACGCATTCGCACCAAGCTGGAAGAAATCGGGCTGAATGATAAAATTGTGACCAAAAAAGGCCAAGGATATTTGGTGAATTAA
- a CDS encoding sensor histidine kinase yields MWKSFLRERLSWILFVLIWLSVIDALLLLEYDIKVSSTSFWYLNLLTLCLLILFLLWRGIKERRFLKKLSLMLRNDAYDLQEMQPYVRTKAEEDMLSLLQHIDRVYRRQTHALHVQQREQQEYVTTWVHEIKTPLTAMKLLINAHRTELYKWPWLKDIEDEWMKIDGLVDQNLYSARLQYLEKDYQVQAVSLSELVFPNVAYFSKWCIEKKLHIDEKNLDILVYTDSKWMQFVVRQVLSNAIKYSPLEGKLSFFSEETPKYVKLFIADQGKGIPTQDLPRVFEKGFTGNAGRKTKGATGLGLYFSKKITDALGHRIEVNSLLHEGTTVILTFYKPNSFDNLSKM; encoded by the coding sequence ATGTGGAAAAGTTTTTTAAGAGAAAGACTAAGCTGGATTTTATTTGTTCTTATATGGCTGAGTGTAATCGATGCTCTGCTGCTGCTTGAGTATGATATTAAGGTGTCGTCCACTTCGTTTTGGTATTTGAATCTACTAACGCTGTGTCTGCTGATTCTGTTTCTTTTATGGAGAGGAATAAAAGAAAGAAGATTTCTAAAAAAGTTAAGCTTAATGCTGCGGAATGATGCGTACGATTTACAAGAAATGCAGCCATATGTTCGAACAAAAGCAGAAGAAGACATGCTGAGTTTGCTGCAGCATATAGATCGTGTATATCGCAGACAAACTCATGCTCTTCACGTACAGCAGCGAGAGCAGCAGGAATATGTAACGACTTGGGTTCATGAGATCAAGACGCCGCTTACTGCGATGAAGCTGCTTATTAATGCTCATCGTACAGAGCTTTATAAATGGCCTTGGCTAAAGGATATTGAAGATGAGTGGATGAAAATTGACGGATTAGTAGATCAGAATTTATATTCTGCACGCCTGCAGTACTTAGAAAAAGATTATCAGGTGCAGGCAGTGTCGCTAAGCGAACTTGTTTTTCCAAACGTTGCGTACTTCTCAAAATGGTGTATTGAAAAGAAACTGCATATTGATGAAAAAAATCTAGACATACTGGTGTACACTGATTCAAAGTGGATGCAGTTTGTTGTGAGGCAAGTGCTGTCTAACGCCATTAAATATAGCCCTCTAGAAGGAAAGCTTTCTTTTTTTAGTGAAGAAACGCCAAAGTACGTAAAGTTATTTATCGCTGATCAAGGAAAAGGGATTCCAACTCAAGATCTTCCCCGGGTTTTTGAAAAAGGATTCACAGGAAATGCGGGAAGAAAAACGAAGGGAGCTACGGGGCTAGGGCTATATTTTTCAAAAAAAATTACAGATGCTCTTGGCCATCGAATAGAGGTGAATTCACTTTTACACGAAGGAACCACGGTGATTCTGACCTTCTACAAACCGAATTCTTTTGATAACCTTTCAAAAATGTAA
- a CDS encoding metal-sensitive transcriptional regulator, with product MEYDKQVKNRLKRIEGQLKGVLNMMEQGKDCRDIVTQLSAARSAIDRTMGVIVSTNLEQCVRESIEKGENTENLVKEAVELLVKSR from the coding sequence ATGGAATATGATAAGCAAGTTAAAAATCGTTTAAAACGTATTGAAGGTCAGTTAAAAGGTGTCTTAAATATGATGGAACAAGGAAAAGACTGCCGTGACATTGTGACACAGCTCTCAGCAGCCAGAAGCGCAATTGATCGCACGATGGGTGTTATTGTCAGCACCAATCTTGAACAATGTGTAAGAGAAAGTATTGAAAAAGGCGAGAATACCGAAAACTTAGTAAAAGAAGCAGTAGAGCTGTTAGTAAAAAGCAGATGA
- a CDS encoding enoyl-CoA hydratase/isomerase family protein has translation MKRFIKVEKRNHVAVVRMNQSMLNRLNSEVMYELQETMNELQHDGSVGSIVFMGQYYKMNGDHRTASFLREETGRLYQPIHAVTARAIFQRISCSSKQTIALLTNFTFGGGYELALACDVRIAEEPVQLKLTNGMTVSAQEACNMGKVQHIVQKGKGLEYSLTLNALEKEA, from the coding sequence ATGAAAAGGTTTATCAAAGTAGAAAAAAGAAATCATGTGGCGGTTGTACGAATGAATCAGTCAATGCTTAATCGTTTGAACAGTGAAGTCATGTATGAGCTGCAAGAAACGATGAATGAGCTGCAGCACGATGGGTCGGTTGGATCTATTGTATTTATGGGACAGTACTATAAAATGAACGGAGATCATAGAACAGCCTCTTTCCTACGTGAAGAAACAGGAAGGCTTTATCAGCCAATTCATGCAGTAACAGCTCGAGCGATTTTTCAGCGTATTTCATGCAGCTCCAAACAAACGATTGCGCTTCTTACAAACTTTACGTTTGGCGGAGGATATGAGTTAGCTTTAGCATGCGACGTACGAATTGCGGAAGAACCTGTGCAGCTCAAGTTAACAAACGGCATGACCGTTAGTGCGCAAGAAGCGTGCAACATGGGCAAAGTGCAGCACATTGTGCAAAAAGGAAAAGGATTAGAATATTCACTTACGCTGAACGCATTAGAAAAGGAAGCTTAA
- the comJ gene encoding competence protein ComJ: MKTKWKEQELTMSYHQFTLFQKGQPKPHHDWSDEDIQKGYVADDKAISFEAVSNTRAIIEVWVNETPDASKAEKTTRLPFHVESDGIEIKSVLSETLSYDIPNGYYYVTCLTIPLQEKTNSGLYLVKYLLHFEGQ; this comes from the coding sequence ATGAAAACAAAATGGAAAGAACAAGAGCTAACCATGTCTTATCATCAGTTTACGCTGTTTCAAAAAGGACAGCCAAAGCCCCATCACGACTGGAGCGATGAAGATATTCAAAAAGGATATGTCGCAGACGATAAAGCTATTTCATTTGAAGCCGTATCAAACACAAGAGCCATTATTGAAGTATGGGTAAACGAAACTCCAGACGCATCAAAAGCTGAAAAGACCACTCGCCTTCCTTTTCACGTCGAAAGCGATGGGATCGAAATCAAAAGCGTCCTATCTGAAACCTTAAGCTATGACATTCCAAACGGGTATTATTACGTCACATGCCTGACTATTCCTCTTCAAGAAAAAACAAACTCAGGCCTTTATTTAGTGAAGTATTTGCTGCATTTTGAAGGTCAATAA
- a CDS encoding winged helix-turn-helix transcriptional regulator, which produces MKYDLTKWEPHGYSCPVEAAVDVVGGKWKSVILYQLSKERRRFNELRRLIPGVTQRMLTLQLRELERDGIIHREVYKQVPPKVEYYLTPFGETLIPIIELMFKWGYDHTDKIAEARIQAEKE; this is translated from the coding sequence ATGAAATACGACTTAACAAAATGGGAGCCTCACGGCTATTCTTGCCCTGTGGAAGCAGCCGTTGATGTAGTCGGAGGCAAATGGAAAAGCGTCATTTTGTATCAATTATCGAAGGAACGCCGGCGCTTTAATGAGCTGCGCAGACTCATTCCCGGCGTGACGCAGCGAATGCTCACGCTGCAGCTTCGCGAACTCGAGCGCGACGGAATCATCCACCGCGAAGTCTATAAACAAGTCCCGCCTAAAGTAGAATACTATTTAACACCTTTTGGAGAAACGCTCATCCCTATTATCGAGCTGATGTTTAAATGGGGATATGATCATACCGATAAAATTGCTGAAGCAAGAATTCAAGCAGAAAAAGAGTAA
- a CDS encoding squalene/phytoene synthase family protein, which yields MSVPNKLRDNAMVMLKETSRTFFIPISHLPAELQDAVGSAYLCMRAIDEIEDHPELEAGVKSRLLYAISDLLKKSFNEDEYMALVGPYQADLPDVTLQLGNWIALCPTGVADQVLDATSIMAKGMADWVEKDWHIQNEADLDDYTFYVAGLVGVMLNDIWKWYDGTETDKELAIAFGRGLQSVNILRNTSEDSERGVSFFPNNWSREDMFAYARRNLSLGKKYLEDVKSLPILHFCKIPLALADGTLNALMKGKEKMTRDDVNKTVNEVVDM from the coding sequence ATGAGTGTACCCAACAAATTACGCGACAACGCAATGGTGATGTTAAAAGAGACAAGCCGAACATTTTTTATTCCAATTAGCCACTTGCCGGCAGAATTGCAGGATGCAGTAGGATCTGCTTACTTATGTATGAGGGCAATTGATGAAATTGAAGATCACCCTGAGCTAGAAGCCGGTGTAAAAAGCCGCTTGCTTTACGCCATTAGTGACCTGTTAAAAAAGTCTTTTAACGAAGACGAGTACATGGCATTAGTAGGTCCTTATCAAGCTGATTTACCTGACGTAACGCTTCAGCTCGGCAACTGGATTGCGCTTTGTCCGACTGGAGTTGCAGATCAAGTATTAGATGCAACTTCTATTATGGCCAAAGGAATGGCCGATTGGGTAGAAAAAGACTGGCATATTCAAAATGAAGCGGATTTAGATGACTATACGTTCTACGTAGCTGGTCTAGTAGGTGTGATGCTTAATGACATTTGGAAATGGTATGACGGTACGGAAACAGACAAGGAATTAGCTATTGCGTTTGGACGCGGCTTGCAGTCTGTTAATATCCTGCGTAATACCTCGGAAGATTCAGAGCGCGGAGTCAGCTTCTTTCCTAACAATTGGAGCAGAGAAGATATGTTTGCCTACGCTCGCCGCAATCTTTCACTAGGAAAGAAATATTTAGAAGATGTCAAATCGCTTCCGATCCTTCATTTCTGTAAAATTCCGTTAGCGCTTGCTGACGGAACATTAAACGCCTTGATGAAAGGAAAAGAAAAAATGACGCGTGACGATGTAAATAAAACGGTAAATGAAGTTGTGGATATGTAA
- a CDS encoding FUSC family protein — protein sequence MSDDKNSPAYNHTEIHHKIEASPKAPGIKAAFRFNHASSPWVRGISSGLSSSLPILIGILFDHLQYGLIASIGGFTYLYTKDEPYAQRGVKLFLALLGVTLCFTLGSLFADVAWMKTILFGVIGAVSVYVFGALKIPGPSAMFFVLSFAVSTGIPAPNLQAVFLHAGLVFLGGTLSWCISMSGWLINPRGPETAAVAKAYRQLASFVGSLGTESFHAEQHKTVVELRAAETAMKQAKINRKKSSFAHRLFLLNQKAEGLFIFVMAAANDFNPAVSKKAQAVIETFASEMATLKKHKKIRDVREEIEELSIKEELRTLLLDVNDVLQMKELKETEYIQFSQGSVKTRLKAAFHKRSYVLKNALRYGIIMIIAAAVAYTTNIPRSYWIPLTCAGVMLGATVRATIQRGIQRSVGTILGILIGTGILMLEPTGIVIALIVFVLQSTIEIVIVKNYALGTLFITPNALLIAESGHPDKAISYFTSARVIDIVIGSVIGVVGTVLIFKRASSLRLPYLLGDVIRKEGQFLEMLSTEQDEERIKRERNKLQGELVNLRALYDNVIGEYSKTAVKLEGLWPAVVATQQLGYMLLASFEGYELSETEKRELQETFAQLAAAAEQKRAPKLSSVPTLKHYPIIQGEIVALYESLQVEI from the coding sequence GTGAGTGATGACAAAAATTCACCAGCATATAATCATACGGAAATTCATCATAAAATTGAGGCTTCTCCAAAAGCGCCGGGAATCAAAGCCGCTTTTCGCTTTAACCACGCTTCTTCTCCGTGGGTAAGAGGAATCAGCTCAGGCTTGTCTTCAAGCCTGCCGATTTTGATAGGGATTTTGTTTGATCATTTGCAGTACGGACTCATTGCAAGCATTGGCGGCTTTACATATTTGTATACAAAAGATGAGCCTTATGCGCAGCGTGGCGTTAAGTTATTTTTAGCTTTGCTTGGCGTTACACTGTGCTTTACACTCGGCTCGTTATTTGCTGACGTAGCTTGGATGAAAACTATTTTATTTGGTGTTATTGGAGCTGTATCGGTTTATGTTTTCGGAGCGTTAAAAATTCCAGGACCTTCTGCCATGTTTTTTGTCCTTTCATTTGCTGTGAGCACGGGCATTCCAGCGCCGAATTTGCAGGCTGTTTTTTTGCACGCAGGACTCGTTTTTTTAGGAGGGACACTATCTTGGTGTATTAGCATGAGCGGCTGGCTTATTAACCCGCGCGGACCTGAAACTGCCGCTGTGGCGAAAGCGTATAGGCAGCTAGCTTCATTTGTCGGGTCTCTTGGTACGGAATCGTTTCACGCCGAGCAGCATAAAACGGTTGTCGAGCTTCGAGCAGCGGAAACAGCGATGAAACAAGCGAAAATTAATCGAAAAAAATCATCGTTTGCGCATCGTCTGTTTTTATTAAATCAAAAAGCCGAAGGGCTATTTATCTTTGTGATGGCCGCTGCGAACGATTTTAATCCAGCTGTTTCTAAAAAAGCACAGGCGGTGATTGAAACGTTCGCATCCGAAATGGCCACGTTAAAAAAGCATAAAAAAATTCGAGACGTTCGAGAAGAAATTGAAGAGCTGTCCATCAAAGAAGAGCTGCGTACATTGCTATTGGATGTAAATGACGTTCTTCAAATGAAAGAATTAAAAGAAACAGAGTATATTCAATTTTCACAAGGCAGCGTAAAAACACGGTTAAAAGCTGCTTTTCACAAACGTTCGTATGTGCTTAAAAATGCTTTGCGCTACGGAATTATTATGATCATCGCCGCAGCCGTTGCCTACACGACAAATATTCCAAGGTCTTACTGGATTCCGCTTACGTGCGCGGGAGTAATGCTTGGAGCAACCGTTCGTGCAACGATTCAGCGAGGTATTCAGCGCTCTGTCGGAACTATTTTAGGTATTTTAATTGGAACCGGAATTTTGATGCTTGAACCAACGGGAATCGTCATTGCGCTCATTGTCTTCGTGCTTCAGTCAACGATTGAAATTGTAATTGTCAAAAACTACGCGCTCGGCACGCTCTTTATCACACCAAATGCTCTTTTAATTGCTGAAAGCGGTCATCCGGATAAAGCGATTAGCTACTTTACGTCTGCTAGAGTGATTGATATTGTCATTGGTTCTGTTATTGGAGTGGTCGGCACGGTATTAATTTTCAAACGAGCTTCTTCGCTTCGTTTGCCATATTTACTTGGAGATGTGATACGAAAAGAAGGACAGTTTTTAGAAATGCTAAGCACCGAACAAGATGAAGAAAGAATTAAACGAGAAAGAAATAAGCTTCAAGGAGAACTCGTTAATCTTCGGGCGCTGTACGACAATGTGATTGGAGAATATTCTAAAACGGCCGTCAAACTAGAAGGGTTGTGGCCTGCAGTTGTCGCTACACAGCAGTTAGGTTATATGCTTCTTGCTTCGTTTGAAGGATATGAGCTGTCAGAAACGGAGAAACGAGAGCTTCAGGAAACATTTGCTCAGCTAGCTGCAGCAGCTGAGCAAAAACGAGCGCCAAAGCTTTCAAGTGTTCCGACCCTGAAACACTACCCTATTATTCAAGGGGAAATCGTCGCTTTATATGAAAGTCTGCAGGTGGAAATATAA
- a CDS encoding NucA/NucB deoxyribonuclease domain-containing protein has protein sequence MGHGAFLAPEKTEAEVNYDATLYFPLDRYPETGDHIRDAIAAGHSSVCTIDRDGAEANREESLKGYPTKIGYDRDEWPMAMCEEGGAGADIRYISPSDNRGAGSWVGNQLEQYPDGTRVQFIVQ, from the coding sequence ATGGGACATGGAGCTTTTTTAGCTCCCGAAAAAACGGAAGCTGAAGTAAATTATGATGCGACACTTTATTTTCCGTTAGACCGATATCCTGAAACGGGTGATCATATTCGTGACGCGATTGCCGCTGGGCACTCTTCCGTTTGCACAATTGATCGCGACGGTGCTGAAGCGAACCGAGAAGAATCCCTGAAAGGATATCCGACAAAAATAGGTTATGACCGTGATGAATGGCCAATGGCTATGTGCGAAGAAGGCGGAGCAGGAGCTGACATTCGCTATATTTCGCCTTCTGATAACCGTGGAGCCGGCTCATGGGTTGGAAATCAGTTAGAACAGTATCCAGATGGTACACGCGTACAATTTATCGTTCAATAA
- the helD gene encoding RNA polymerase recycling motor HelD — protein sequence MKDKNLTEEQQRVDWVVEEISQKAEKIGKSVGNVKGEIVDLRSTFWDDVTVNMDEPDDVIETFTSIKQQAELLAEREITHRQAYDQLKTLKKLTQSPYFGRFDFIENGEKEAEAIYVGVGSLMDQKDEEFLIYDWRAPISSLYYDYSPGKAQYETPGEAIKGEMKLKRQFIIENSVIKSMFDTGITIRDELLQEVLGHNASSQMKSIVATIQKEQNQIIRNEKNKVLIVQGVAGSGKTSAALQRVAYLLYRHRKQLTAENMMLFSPNPLFNSYVSTVLPELGEDNMKQTTFQQYADGRLGNEFEVEDLFVQIEYLLTEKDAAAKKQKMQEIRYKASREFKKQVDAYIEELSTKDIIFKNIKFRGEIVLSARRLLSYFYSLDTVISIPNRMQLVAEWALKLINQLEKLERKKDWVQEEIQLLEKEDYVEAYQHLQKKEGYTESSFDDFDREQAYLAKAVVAKKMKFIKQAIKQLKFIDIRRIYMQLFERSHLFLHVEGWEDTAKNTVQSVMNMKLSYEDVTPYLYIKDQLEGRKANPVIRYLFIDEAQDYSPFQLAFLKELFPHARMTLLGDLNQAIYAHALNAPTILSSELYEEKEAETLTLTRSYRSTRQIVEFSRDMVANGHLIEPFNRDGAKPTVTAAHNVQDLHEAIIHKINELKQQNYKTIAVIAKTAEESLQAFQALPEAMSARLLTKETSSFEKGMLVLPAYLAKGIEFDAVIIYNASSECYQDEYERNLFYTACTRAMHELHLFSLGEISPFISDKETYDYQGQ from the coding sequence GTGAAAGACAAAAATTTAACAGAAGAACAGCAGCGAGTTGATTGGGTAGTAGAAGAAATCAGCCAAAAAGCTGAAAAAATAGGTAAAAGCGTAGGAAACGTAAAAGGCGAAATTGTCGATTTGCGAAGCACGTTTTGGGACGATGTTACGGTTAATATGGATGAGCCAGATGACGTGATTGAGACATTTACGAGCATTAAGCAGCAGGCAGAACTTTTAGCTGAACGTGAAATTACCCATAGACAAGCGTATGATCAATTAAAAACATTAAAAAAACTAACGCAATCCCCTTATTTTGGACGTTTTGATTTTATAGAAAATGGTGAAAAAGAAGCAGAAGCTATTTATGTGGGCGTGGGCTCTTTAATGGATCAAAAAGATGAAGAGTTTTTAATTTATGATTGGCGTGCGCCTATTTCGAGTCTTTATTATGATTATTCACCGGGAAAAGCGCAGTACGAAACGCCAGGTGAAGCGATTAAAGGCGAGATGAAGCTAAAGCGTCAGTTTATTATCGAAAATAGCGTAATTAAAAGCATGTTTGATACAGGAATTACTATTCGAGACGAGCTGCTTCAAGAAGTGCTCGGACATAATGCAAGCAGTCAAATGAAAAGTATTGTAGCGACCATTCAAAAAGAACAAAACCAAATTATTCGAAATGAAAAAAATAAAGTGCTGATCGTTCAAGGAGTAGCAGGGAGCGGTAAAACGTCTGCGGCTCTTCAGCGCGTGGCTTATCTTCTCTATCGTCACCGAAAGCAGCTGACTGCAGAAAACATGATGCTGTTTTCACCAAATCCGCTTTTTAACAGCTACGTCTCAACCGTTCTTCCGGAGCTTGGAGAAGACAATATGAAACAAACAACGTTTCAGCAATATGCCGATGGCCGGTTAGGAAACGAGTTTGAAGTGGAGGACTTATTCGTTCAAATCGAATATTTGCTAACGGAAAAAGATGCCGCAGCAAAAAAGCAAAAAATGCAGGAAATTCGCTACAAGGCAAGCCGTGAATTTAAAAAGCAGGTAGATGCGTATATCGAAGAACTGTCTACTAAAGACATCATTTTTAAAAACATTAAGTTCCGCGGCGAAATTGTTTTATCCGCTCGGCGTTTGCTGTCTTATTTCTATTCGCTTGATACGGTAATTTCCATACCCAACAGGATGCAGCTCGTAGCTGAGTGGGCGCTTAAGCTCATTAATCAGCTTGAAAAACTTGAGCGCAAAAAAGATTGGGTTCAAGAAGAAATTCAGCTCTTAGAAAAAGAAGATTATGTAGAGGCCTATCAGCATCTGCAGAAAAAGGAAGGCTATACGGAAAGCTCATTTGATGATTTCGACCGGGAACAAGCGTATTTAGCCAAAGCCGTTGTAGCTAAGAAAATGAAATTTATTAAGCAGGCGATCAAGCAGCTTAAATTTATCGACATTCGACGTATCTATATGCAGCTGTTTGAAAGGAGTCACCTTTTTCTACATGTAGAGGGATGGGAAGACACTGCTAAAAACACGGTGCAAAGTGTCATGAACATGAAGCTGTCTTATGAAGACGTAACGCCTTACTTATATATAAAAGATCAACTTGAAGGACGCAAAGCCAATCCTGTCATTCGCTATTTGTTTATTGATGAAGCACAAGACTATTCACCGTTTCAGCTGGCGTTTTTAAAAGAGCTGTTTCCGCATGCCAGAATGACGCTGCTTGGAGACTTGAATCAAGCGATCTATGCGCACGCCTTGAACGCACCGACCATTCTTTCAAGCGAACTGTACGAAGAGAAAGAAGCAGAAACGCTGACTCTTACGAGAAGCTACCGATCAACACGTCAAATTGTCGAGTTTTCAAGAGATATGGTGGCAAATGGTCATTTAATCGAGCCGTTTAATCGAGACGGTGCGAAGCCAACCGTTACGGCTGCACATAACGTCCAAGACCTTCATGAGGCAATCATACACAAAATTAATGAATTGAAGCAGCAAAACTATAAAACGATTGCCGTTATTGCCAAAACAGCTGAGGAAAGTCTTCAGGCATTCCAAGCACTGCCTGAAGCGATGTCTGCAAGGTTGCTGACAAAAGAAACAAGTTCATTTGAAAAAGGCATGCTTGTTCTGCCAGCTTACTTAGCAAAAGGAATTGAATTTGATGCCGTCATCATTTACAATGCATCGAGTGAATGTTACCAGGATGAATATGAGCGAAATTTATTTTATACAGCATGCACAAGAGCGATGCATGAGCTGCACTTGTTCTCACTTGGTGAAATCAGCCCGTTTATATCAGATAAAGAAACTTATGACTATCAAGGTCAATAA